From one Bradyrhizobium sp. Ash2021 genomic stretch:
- a CDS encoding branched-chain amino acid ABC transporter permease encodes MSGVLYSLVALGFVLIFKASGVFNFAQGAMVLLAGLALVRSLDFLVAKGFPLWAAIIIGIGFAVVIMAITAWLIERFVIGPLVNQDGLTLFMSTIGATFILEGAAQMIFGSDAYPLRLFPTDAWFLFENLFPGGILVNKLDVWGGLIAGILVAGLAIFFQRTKTGRALRAVADDHLAAQSVGIPINWIWFVVWLVAGLVALVAATVWGTKLGVQYSITFLALKALPVLIIGGLTSVPGAIVGGLIVGAGEKIAEVFLGSYIGGGIEYWFAFVLALAVLLVRPQGLFGERIIERI; translated from the coding sequence ATGTCCGGCGTGCTGTATTCGCTGGTTGCGCTCGGCTTCGTGTTGATCTTCAAAGCATCTGGTGTCTTTAATTTTGCCCAGGGCGCAATGGTATTGCTCGCAGGGCTGGCGCTGGTCCGCTCGCTTGACTTCCTGGTGGCCAAGGGTTTCCCGCTTTGGGCTGCGATCATCATCGGCATCGGCTTCGCCGTCGTGATCATGGCGATAACGGCTTGGCTGATCGAGCGGTTCGTGATTGGACCTCTTGTCAACCAGGACGGCCTCACGCTGTTCATGTCCACCATCGGCGCGACATTCATCCTCGAAGGCGCTGCGCAGATGATCTTCGGTTCCGATGCTTACCCTTTGCGGCTGTTTCCGACGGATGCCTGGTTCTTGTTTGAAAACCTCTTTCCGGGTGGAATTCTGGTCAACAAGCTGGATGTCTGGGGCGGTCTTATCGCCGGCATTCTGGTCGCGGGTCTGGCGATCTTCTTCCAGCGTACCAAGACCGGTCGCGCACTCCGGGCGGTTGCCGACGACCACCTGGCCGCGCAGTCGGTCGGGATTCCGATCAACTGGATCTGGTTCGTGGTCTGGCTTGTCGCCGGTCTCGTTGCGCTGGTTGCGGCGACCGTGTGGGGCACCAAGCTGGGCGTACAGTACTCCATCACTTTTCTCGCGCTGAAGGCCTTGCCGGTTCTGATCATTGGGGGTCTTACCTCGGTTCCGGGGGCCATTGTCGGCGGGCTCATTGTAGGTGCGGGTGAGAAGATCGCGGAGGTTTTCCTGGGGTCGTATATTGGTGGTGGTATCGAATATTGGTTCGCCTTTGTGCTGGCGTTGGCGGTGCTGCTTGTGCGGCCGCAGGGCCTGTTCGGCGAGCGAATCATCGAACGCATCTGA
- a CDS encoding ABC transporter substrate-binding protein — MVRNKLILAAAILSGAALAAPAAAQNEQFIPILSYRTGAYAVNGVPYANGVADYYNLINERDGGINGVKLLVEECETGYATDKGVECYERLKGKGPTGAAFFNPLSTGITFALTEKTTTDKIPIITMGYGRADSKNGAVFAYNFPLLGTYWSAADIAIQHIAKEVGGFDKLKGKKISLVYHDSPYGKEPIPMLQVLAKKHGFEFTPIPVTHPGVEQKSQWLAIRQNRPDYVLVWGWGVMNGTAVKEAAAVAYPRDKMIGVWWSGAEPDVTPAGDQAIGYKALMLQHGAGRFAVHADLEKYVYAKGKGASEPGKVGEVLYNRGMVNAMLGVEAIRKAQEKFGKKPLTGEQVRWGLENLNLSEARLRELGFEGMLKPIRISCSDHEGARDGRVQQWDGKGWKIISDWYTANQSDTEPLVDEVSGKYAADKKIQPRDCSKES, encoded by the coding sequence ATGGTACGCAACAAACTGATACTGGCGGCAGCCATCCTATCGGGCGCGGCGCTTGCCGCTCCGGCTGCGGCGCAAAACGAGCAGTTCATCCCGATACTGTCCTACCGGACGGGCGCGTACGCCGTGAATGGCGTGCCGTACGCAAACGGCGTGGCCGACTACTACAACCTGATCAACGAGCGCGACGGCGGCATCAACGGCGTCAAGCTTTTGGTCGAGGAATGCGAGACCGGCTACGCCACCGACAAGGGCGTTGAGTGTTACGAGCGTCTCAAGGGCAAGGGGCCGACCGGCGCGGCCTTCTTCAATCCGCTGTCGACCGGCATTACCTTCGCCCTCACCGAAAAAACCACGACTGACAAGATCCCGATTATCACGATGGGCTATGGCCGCGCCGATTCCAAGAACGGAGCCGTGTTCGCGTACAATTTCCCGCTGCTTGGCACGTACTGGTCGGCGGCCGATATCGCGATCCAACACATCGCCAAGGAGGTCGGTGGCTTCGACAAGCTGAAAGGCAAGAAGATTTCGCTGGTCTATCACGACAGCCCTTACGGCAAGGAGCCGATACCGATGCTGCAGGTGTTGGCAAAGAAGCACGGCTTTGAGTTTACGCCGATCCCGGTCACGCACCCCGGTGTCGAACAGAAGTCGCAATGGCTGGCGATCCGCCAGAACCGGCCGGACTATGTTTTAGTCTGGGGCTGGGGCGTCATGAACGGCACGGCAGTCAAGGAAGCGGCGGCCGTTGCCTATCCGCGCGACAAGATGATCGGTGTTTGGTGGTCGGGCGCAGAGCCGGATGTAACACCCGCAGGCGATCAAGCCATCGGCTACAAGGCGCTGATGCTTCAGCATGGTGCCGGCAGGTTTGCCGTGCACGCCGACCTGGAGAAGTACGTCTATGCAAAAGGCAAGGGGGCGTCGGAGCCTGGCAAGGTCGGCGAGGTTCTGTATAACCGCGGCATGGTGAACGCCATGCTCGGGGTGGAGGCGATCCGCAAGGCGCAGGAAAAGTTCGGCAAGAAGCCGCTCACGGGCGAGCAGGTCCGCTGGGGTCTGGAGAACCTCAACCTCTCTGAAGCACGTCTCAGGGAACTCGGCTTCGAGGGCATGTTGAAGCCGATCAGGATTTCCTGCTCCGACCACGAGGGGGCGCGGGACGGGCGCGTACAGCAGTGGGACGGCAAGGGCTGGAAAATCATCTCCGACTGGTACACGGCCAACCAATCCGACACTGAACCGCTCGTCGACGAGGTTTCCGGGAAATATGCCGCGGACAAGAAGATTCAGCCGCGCGATTGCTCGAAAGAAAGCTGA
- a CDS encoding branched-chain amino acid ABC transporter permease, translated as MLYREAGQFKTTYAEDMAIFPIRQDRIALGILLGIAFIGVPLLATFHVWPFAGDYLLWAILLPFLILALAAIGVNILVGYCGQISLGSGAFMAVGAYSAYKLGTGVHIPLAWLGFAISIPPLPVLASILLGGLMAAVVGILFGVPSLRIKGLYLAVATLAAQFFFDWVFLRVPWFTNYAPSGSVNAPALNFFGLVIGTPIERYLLCLTFVTVFAVLAKNLVRGNLGRQWMAIRDMDIAAELIGIRPLYAKLTAFAVSSFIVGVAGALWAFVYLGSWEPLAFSIDRSLQLLFMVIIGGLGSIMGSFVGAAFILILPIMLNLIPTELGVPLSTETITHLEFIIFGSLICYLLIKEPHGFARLISIGKEKLRLWPFPY; from the coding sequence GTGCTTTATCGCGAGGCTGGCCAATTCAAGACGACCTACGCGGAGGATATGGCGATCTTCCCGATCCGCCAGGACCGTATTGCGCTCGGTATCTTGCTCGGGATCGCCTTCATCGGGGTGCCGCTGCTGGCGACTTTCCACGTTTGGCCGTTCGCCGGCGACTATCTGCTGTGGGCCATTCTGTTGCCTTTCCTGATCCTCGCACTCGCCGCGATCGGCGTGAACATTCTCGTCGGCTATTGCGGGCAGATCTCGCTCGGCAGCGGCGCCTTCATGGCCGTCGGCGCCTATTCAGCTTACAAGTTGGGGACCGGCGTTCATATTCCGCTCGCCTGGCTTGGCTTCGCGATTTCGATTCCACCATTACCTGTGCTGGCATCTATTTTGCTCGGCGGGCTCATGGCGGCGGTCGTTGGAATCCTGTTCGGTGTTCCCAGTCTACGGATCAAAGGCCTCTATCTGGCGGTTGCCACGCTCGCAGCGCAATTCTTCTTCGACTGGGTGTTCCTGCGGGTGCCGTGGTTTACCAATTACGCGCCCTCGGGGTCGGTCAATGCACCGGCACTGAACTTCTTCGGTCTGGTCATAGGCACGCCGATCGAGCGCTATCTGCTGTGCCTGACCTTCGTAACGGTGTTCGCGGTTCTGGCGAAGAACCTTGTCCGCGGCAATCTCGGCAGACAATGGATGGCAATCCGCGACATGGACATTGCCGCCGAGCTGATCGGGATCCGGCCACTCTACGCAAAGCTCACGGCTTTCGCGGTCTCCTCATTTATCGTCGGCGTGGCGGGCGCACTCTGGGCGTTCGTCTATCTGGGCTCGTGGGAGCCGCTAGCGTTCTCGATCGACCGTTCGCTGCAACTCCTGTTCATGGTGATCATCGGCGGGTTGGGATCGATCATGGGGTCGTTCGTCGGTGCGGCCTTTATCCTCATTCTGCCGATCATGCTGAACCTGATTCCAACCGAACTCGGTGTGCCGCTGTCGACAGAAACGATCACGCACCTGGAGTTCATCATCTTCGGATCGCTGATCTGCTATCTTCTGATCAAAGAGCCACATGGGTTTGCCCGACTCATTTCGATTGGCAAGGAGAAGCTCAGACTTTGGCCGTTTCCCTACTGA
- a CDS encoding ABC transporter ATP-binding protein, protein MSKAATATEAAAPFLSVNNIEVVYDHVILVLKGVSLDVPRGGIVALLGANGAGKTTTLKAVSNLLHAERGEVTKGSILFDGVEVQSLSPNDLVRRGCIQVMEGRRCFAHLTVDENLLTGAFTRSDGRSAIAQDLERVYAYFPRLRERRDSTAGYTSGGEQQMCAIGRALMSRPKMILLDEPSMGLAPQIVEEIFEIVKDLNVKENVSFLLAEQNTNMALKYASHGYILENGRVVMDGEARALAANEDVKEFYLGVAGDKRKSFRDVKHYKRRKRWLV, encoded by the coding sequence ATCTCCAAGGCCGCCACGGCGACAGAAGCGGCAGCGCCGTTTCTGTCGGTCAACAATATCGAGGTTGTCTACGATCACGTCATCCTCGTGTTGAAGGGTGTATCGCTGGATGTGCCGCGGGGCGGAATCGTCGCGCTTCTCGGCGCCAATGGTGCGGGCAAGACAACGACGCTGAAGGCGGTCTCCAATCTGCTGCATGCGGAACGCGGCGAGGTCACCAAGGGCTCGATCCTGTTCGATGGCGTCGAAGTGCAGTCGCTTTCGCCAAACGATCTGGTGCGGCGCGGCTGCATTCAGGTGATGGAGGGGCGGCGCTGCTTCGCTCACCTTACTGTCGACGAGAATCTCCTGACCGGAGCCTTCACGCGCAGCGACGGCAGGTCCGCGATCGCGCAGGATCTGGAGCGAGTCTATGCCTATTTTCCTCGTCTCAGGGAGCGGCGTGATTCCACCGCCGGCTATACGTCGGGCGGCGAACAGCAGATGTGCGCGATCGGCCGTGCACTGATGTCGCGCCCGAAGATGATCCTGCTGGACGAGCCTTCAATGGGCCTCGCGCCGCAGATCGTGGAAGAGATCTTCGAGATCGTGAAGGATCTCAACGTCAAGGAAAATGTCTCGTTTCTTCTCGCCGAGCAGAACACCAATATGGCGCTCAAATATGCCAGCCACGGATACATCCTCGAAAATGGCCGCGTCGTGATGGACGGCGAGGCGCGGGCGCTCGCCGCAAATGAGGACGTCAAGGAATTCTATCTTGGCGTCGCCGGGGACAAGCGCAAATCATTTCGCGATGTGAAGCACTACAAGCGGCGCAAACGTTGGCTCGTTTAG
- a CDS encoding glutathione S-transferase family protein, which produces MKFYDSIGPNPRIVRMFMAEKGIDMPKQAVDLRKGENREADHLKRNPHGQMPALELDDGHYLSEVTAICEYLEEKNPKPAMIGETPEQRAECRMWTRRVDLNICEPLANGYRFGEALKFFQNRIPCAPEASPGLKMIAANRLQWLNGQMADGREYLCGKRFTLADILLYCWLDFGGQVGQPLDTANSNIVAWMARVAERPSVKA; this is translated from the coding sequence ATGAAGTTTTACGATTCGATCGGACCGAACCCGCGCATTGTCCGAATGTTCATGGCGGAAAAGGGCATCGACATGCCGAAGCAGGCCGTCGACCTGCGCAAGGGCGAGAATCGCGAGGCCGATCATCTGAAGCGCAATCCGCACGGCCAGATGCCGGCGCTCGAACTCGACGACGGCCATTATCTCTCGGAGGTCACCGCGATCTGCGAATATCTCGAGGAGAAGAATCCGAAGCCGGCGATGATCGGTGAGACGCCGGAGCAGCGCGCCGAGTGCCGGATGTGGACGCGCCGGGTCGACCTCAACATCTGCGAACCGCTCGCCAACGGCTATCGCTTCGGCGAGGCGCTGAAGTTCTTCCAGAACCGGATCCCCTGCGCGCCGGAGGCCTCTCCCGGCCTCAAGATGATCGCGGCCAACCGCCTGCAATGGCTCAACGGCCAGATGGCGGACGGCAGGGAGTATCTGTGCGGCAAGCGTTTTACGCTGGCCGATATCCTGCTCTATTGCTGGCTCGACTTCGGTGGCCAGGTCGGGCAGCCGCTGGACACAGCCAACAGCAACATCGTGGCGTGGATGGCCCGCGTTGCGGAACGGCCGTCGGTGAAGGCGTAA